One Sphingopyxis macrogoltabida genomic region harbors:
- a CDS encoding dicarboxylate/amino acid:cation symporter, producing the protein MKSAWIILSALIAGMLLGVAVETISVEWGTASLPYIEWVGLLWLNALKMTIIPLIVALLITGITATADAARAGKLAGRAVAIFIGANLLAGLMTLLVLPLLLRAFPMSAAAADGLRHGLGGSTDAVPSPTLTDFVLGLIPTNPIAAAADTSILPLIVFTTIFAFAISRIGDTERATLSGFFKALGDAMLVVIGWVLALAPLGVFALGYALAVKAGVAAFGGLVHYVLMLSAIGVCTIILGIALAVFVVGIPLPRFVRAMVPTFAVAISTQSSLASLPAMLKSSAELGVEPKKADIVLPLAVALFRFTSPAMNLAVVVYVAWLFGVELTPLEMAVGLGVALAAALSSVSLPGSISFVTSIAPIAIAMGVPVAPLGLLVAVETFPDIFRTLGNVVADVAATKYAADGVEDDSPPAGVTP; encoded by the coding sequence GTGAAATCCGCATGGATCATCCTCTCGGCGCTGATCGCCGGTATGTTGCTGGGCGTCGCGGTCGAGACGATCTCGGTCGAATGGGGCACGGCATCGCTGCCCTATATCGAATGGGTCGGCCTGCTCTGGCTCAATGCGCTCAAGATGACGATCATCCCGCTGATCGTCGCGTTGCTGATCACCGGTATCACCGCGACCGCCGATGCCGCGCGGGCGGGCAAGCTGGCGGGCCGCGCCGTGGCGATCTTCATCGGCGCCAACCTGCTCGCCGGGCTGATGACCCTGCTGGTGCTGCCGCTCCTGCTGCGCGCCTTTCCGATGTCCGCCGCGGCCGCCGACGGGCTGCGGCATGGGCTCGGCGGTTCGACCGACGCCGTCCCCTCGCCCACCTTGACCGATTTCGTCCTCGGCCTGATCCCGACCAATCCGATCGCCGCGGCGGCCGACACCTCGATCCTGCCGCTGATCGTCTTCACGACCATTTTCGCCTTCGCGATCAGCCGCATCGGCGACACCGAGCGCGCAACGCTGTCGGGGTTTTTCAAGGCCTTGGGCGACGCGATGCTCGTCGTCATCGGCTGGGTGCTGGCGCTCGCGCCGCTCGGCGTCTTCGCGCTCGGCTATGCGCTCGCGGTCAAGGCCGGGGTCGCCGCTTTCGGCGGGCTCGTCCATTATGTGCTGATGCTGTCGGCGATCGGCGTCTGCACAATCATCCTCGGGATCGCGCTTGCGGTGTTCGTCGTCGGCATACCCTTGCCGCGCTTCGTCCGTGCGATGGTGCCGACCTTTGCGGTCGCGATCAGCACGCAAAGCTCGCTCGCCAGCCTGCCCGCGATGCTCAAATCGTCGGCCGAGCTCGGCGTCGAGCCCAAGAAGGCCGATATCGTGCTGCCGCTCGCGGTCGCCTTGTTCCGCTTCACCAGTCCGGCGATGAACCTCGCGGTCGTCGTCTATGTCGCGTGGCTGTTCGGGGTCGAACTGACGCCGCTGGAAATGGCGGTCGGCCTCGGCGTCGCGCTGGCCGCGGCGCTCTCTTCGGTCAGCCTGCCGGGCTCGATCAGCTTCGTAACCTCGATCGCGCCGATCGCGATTGCGATGGGCGTGCCCGTCGCGCCACTCGGCCTGCTCGTCGCGGTCGAAACCTTTCCCGAT